actggtgaggctgcacctcgaatactgtgttcagttttgggcccctcactacaagagagacattgaggggctggagcgtgtccagagaagggcaacgaagctggtgaagggtctagagcacaagtctgatgaggagcggctgagggaactggggttgtttagcctggagaaaaggaggctgaggggagaccttatcgctctctacaactgcctgaaaggagggtgtagagaggtgggggttggtctcttctcccaggtaacaagtgataggacaagaggaaatggcctccagttgcgccaggggaggtttagactggatattaggacattgtacttcactgaaagggttctcaagcattgaacaggctgcccagggaaggggttgagtcgccatccctggaggtatttaaaagacatttggatgaggtgcttagggacatggtgtagtggtggtcttggtagtattaggtttacggttggactcgatgatcttaaaggtcttttccaacctatacgattctgtggttctgtgatcAGTCTGCATACGCAAAATGATATTAAAGAATTTCACTTTTGTAATTGTAAATGAAGATGATATAAGCATTGTCACTAAAAGACTAATCATGGCTTATTTTGAACCacactaataaaataatttattagcaaGGCAAAGAACATATCTGTATTACAACTTATATTATGgatcctttttaatttttcatcttatCATCAGAAGTACCTTACCTTTGGTTCTTTGAATTCAAGATCTTCTCCATACTGAATGGTAAAGTCTATGTGTTGCAGAACTATGTTTATACTTTCCTCATCAGAGCGATCAAAAGGTAGAAATCGAACCATACCATAGTCATCAATCTAGAGAAAGGATTCAAAGGATGTTAGTAAGAAAATGCAGTAAGTTAGTTCTCAATCACAGCACTCTAAGCCACTTCCTTAAACCACACTTATGTCTTCCAGACTTGTCTGGACTgctaaaataccatttaaagCCACACTGCAAACCAATGGCAATTCCCCACTCAGAACACCTGGCTATCGCTCCTAAGTTCTACACAGtagaaaaagccattttccaaAACTGCTAATAGAACAGGATTCACAGTAAATGTATTGGCTACAAGCCAAATGTTCGTATCAAGAATTTTACactaatctgaaaaaaaatcaaaacctgaattaaaataggcaaaaagtaaaatgctCAAGTGCCTGAGAATCTTCTAGATCCTGGCTTTGTTGATAAGACTGGTAGGTAAATACATAGTTTCAGGGCGAGGGGGGGAGAACTATTATAGTACATACAGTATTTATAACAGCAATGAAGCCAGCAACCATACAGTATAGTTTATAAATACAGGACTGAACTTGAGGGTACCACTTAAAAAGCAATATACCTACCAATCCACATATAGATTTAgtcaattttttaaacattttgcttttcaatataTTTGTAGAATCTTCAATCATAGAATACATATCTGGATCTAAGTACCTGGGAGAAACAAAGTCATTGTTAGCATCGAAAGAATCCTTGGCCACAGAGCAAATGAGTCATGTGCTTTTATATAGCTACCAAAATCATCTATCATTCTGTGATCTGAATGAACTAACCTTGTATCAGGAGAActtaaaaggtttaaaaatagtttctgtaAGTATTTGAATATCTCAGATTACAATTGCTAGTAGAAACAACTGAAGcgtttattttctttttgataatATACTTGTATACTCAAGAAAGCTCTGAGGAAGACCACAGggaaaaactttaattttgtaattttagcACAGATGTAAAAGTAACACATAAGTAATTCAGTATGTTCAGTATCAAAAAACTGATAGGATCACCTCCAGTTTAGGTTTTGAAGTACAGTACCCTGGTGGGCATGACACCCTGGAATGTCATTTAGAATGATGTAAGTTACTCAAGataattatttacagaaaaatccaGAGATATGTACAAACATGGAGCTAGCCTTTTGACTCTAAATTGTAAGCATGCTATCCAGACATTTAAAGAGtatgttaaatataaaacaaatgtatCTTCTCCCATTCGAAAAGAGTATGTTTTAATTGTGGGAAACATTAGACTGAATTTTGAGTGAAGTTTACCTCAAGATATTACGCTACAGAGTAAGTAATTTTTTGGAACttacttttctatttccttcttgGCTTTCTTGCTCAGCAAATCCATTTTGGTCATTATGTTAATCTGTGGAATCTCTAAAGATATCATTGCACTGAGTGCTGCCAGAATTCCAGAGATAAACTTAGGGAATATGAAAAATGATATGGTTGAGTACAGAAAACCACAATACAAACATGCAGGATGCTCTACCACAGACCAAATCTAGCTAATGAATATATGAAACATGGACATGAGGCCACGTGGGGACTCCTTATCTCTGCTGGAaaagggaggtgctgagcttCCCACCTGCCATCTTATTTCCAGAGCCTCAAATCTGGATCTGCCACTGAAAAGGCCATTACAAAACTCAAAGCCCATCTCAAGATTCTTACTGCTAGATGGGGAAAGTGGCCTGCTCTCTCTCCAGATCTGAGAAAGCtctcatagaatcacagaagaaTTTAGCTTGGAAGGGACTTTTAGAGCTTATCTGGTTCATACAACTGCTCAAACCAGAGCCAGCTTCAAAgtcagatcaggttgctcaggggTTTTGCCCAGCCAAGTTTTGAGTAGCTCCATGAACGTACGCTACACAATCTCTCTGTGCCCATTCCGTGTGACCACTCTTGCAGTGCACGTTTTCTTTACATCCAACTGAAGTTTTATTTGCTGCAACCTGCGTCTGAGGCAGCTGAAGACAGCAACCACCGGGAGATTTTGCTGAGGAGACAGCAAATCTCCCCCAGCTTAGCATTCTTTCCTCTGGGCTAAACAAACCCAGCTCCCTAAGTTACTCAGATTTCTTGTTCTTTATCAACATGAACTTTTACAACAGATTTCAAATGGATACCTTAAAAGATTCCACCATAAACTGAGAATCCACAAGAAAAACTCCACAGACACGGAATTCCCACTGCTGAAGCTGCTCCACCAGCTGTTTCATCACTGGCAGATGCGTATAGAGTTCAATCTGACCTAGGGCACACTTGGGATATTAGTATGCAGAAATGTGAAGCCAACAGGAACAGGTATCAGTCATATAAATATAGACATTGCACTTAATATGAATAAAAGCTGATAAAgcatcatctttcttttcaggcAACTCTGACTGTATTAGAATGAACTTGTACTggagaagtggaaaagaaatagaagggCTTTTTTGTCCCTTGACCTCCAGTTAGCATTAGTTAGCAGTTGCCATGGCGTTCCCACACCATATGCTGCTATTAAATGTCCGTGCAGTCACCCAGATTAGCCCGGGACCGAGCTCACTTCTGAAACATCTGAAAGTGATTCTGACAACTGTTAATAATGCAAAAAATCGTGTGAATGATTACGACCAAGCAAAAAGAAAGTACTGCAAATTTTATATTGCATATGAAGAATGATACCAAAACATAGACATTTGTTTACCTGGGCAGTCAAACAATATATAGTCATCCTCCACATGCCCAAGGCTTTCCTCTAGCCAGTTAAAGTTATTGGCAAAGTATTCCATGCAAAACACCAAGCCGCCATTGGGACCAAACCTTAAGGATTCATCTTCCATGACGTCGTCCACTTCTATTAACTCACGGATGTCTGGGACAACAGACACACGAGGCGGTTTGAGTTCACTCATTTACAGCGGCGCCCCGAGGTTACCGTAAGCAGCCTCCCGCAGCTCCCGGCGCTCACCTCACCTGCCATGACGGGGTAGCTGAAGAGCTCCGCCGCCGGGTCCAGGTTGACCACCTGCACGGCGCGGCCCAGCGCCTCGCAGTGCTGCACCATGGTGGCGCAGTACGTGCTCTGCAAGGCACACGCACGCCGTCAGCGACCGTCAGCGACCATCAGCGACCGCCCGCACCGctgccgcctccccgccgccagCCACCCCCCCCAACCTCACCTTCCCGCTGCCTGCCGGGCCCATCACCAGCTGCGCGTAGCGGGGCatggcggcgggcgggccggcggcCTCCGCGCAACGGCGAAGCGGCGGCAACTGGTCGCGCCACCGCCCCGTAGCTCGCCTGGTCACGTGCCCCGGGTAGCCTATGGCTCGCACGCTTGAACCAGCGCACACCCTCCCCGGTACGGAGAGCCGGCGGGCTCAAACCGCGCACCGCCACGCCCCTCCCCGTCACGCCGTGCGGTCTCCGGCGGCGCGCGGCTCTCGCGAGacggcggcggcgctggggaGGGCGCACGTGCCGCGCGGTGCGtgggagccgccgccgccgccgccggaggaggaggaggaggaagaagaggaggaggaggagcagccgCCTCCCTCCCGCCACCGTGGCCTGAGGGGCCTCCCGGGTAACGCCACGCCGCTGCCGCCCCTGCGCTCCCCCGCCCCTTTCTGCGGGagccgcgctccgccgccgccccgtCCCAGCGGCGGGCGGCCTGCCCCGGCGTCCCGCCCCGGCGTcccgccggcgggcgggcggcctcctccctccccggctACCAGcatccttcccccagctccGACACTCTCCCTCTCCTGCGGTACTGCGGCTCTGCCTCCCCTGGCAGTGATCCCCCTGGCCTCTTGTACCTCAGCATCCTCCCCTCTCAGGTACCGGGCGCCCGCCTTCCCCTCAGCTCCGcgcccccatcccaccgtgtCTGTGATCCCCATCATGTCTGGTACCCCAGcacccttccccttccccccgaCCTGCCCTCACTTTTACCTCCTACTACCCAGCACCCTCCCTGCCTCCGCCATTTGGGATCTCCGTGGGTACTCCAGCACCCTTCCCCTCACTATGACCGCCTACCGCCTTCCCTGCCGTCCCCCTACCGCGAACCCCACCACCTCTGGCGCCCTGGCATTTTCCCTCAGCTCTCTTCCCTGCCCGGGCACAACATCCTGGCTCTGTGTCTTCTGCACACATATCCTGCTTGCTCCCATGATCCTGGGGGGCTTCTTATGCATTGCAAACCCCTTCTCTGTTGACTCCTATTTCCTAAGCCCCTTGCCTGAAAATGTGCGCATGTAAACCATTATTAATCGTGTTAGCGGGTTGAgtttggtttgcttgttttgtggtgtttggggtttttttgccaatGTCCCAGGAGCAGATTGTAACTCTTCAGACACTGATTTAAATGACCCCTTTTCTTTGCTAGTATACCGGCAGTACCTCCCCTACTCCCCCAGTGCACCTACTGTTCATATTGCCACTGATTTAACATGATACTTCACATTTTGCTTAACCCAGTATGTTCTGTAATTCTATGTGTTGTTCTCGCAGatctttcttaattttacactgaattttgtggcactttggttttttttttcttcttatgtgCTAGAATTCCATACTGCTTGGTATCTTTTGCAGCCATTTTccccatatttttttattatttcttgactctgatttttttctccctgatcTGTCCTGGTCTCCTTGCGATTGTACCTATTTTCTCTGGGATTCGTCAGTCTCTGGGATTCTTGTTGAGTTGGGAAAGACATGAATAACTTTAACCCAGAACTTAGGTCctgattattttgttctgtCACCTCCAGGCTTGTGACATGGCCACAGATGTAGCTGAACCTGTGGTCCCTGACTGCAGAGGAGACGTAAGGAGCGGTGCCAGGTCAGATGCCGACTATCCTCTTCGGGTTCTCTACTGCGGAGGCAAGTGCTGAAGGGGCGGTTGTCCATGATTCTTACAATGTGCTGTTTGTGAGGGCAGCCTAGCAGAAAGAATGAGAGAAGTGGAGATTTTCTTTTGGTCAGTTTTTATTGAGAAGCTAGATGACAGTCAGCTTGACCTTTCTGATCGTCTATCTGAAATAGTTTGTGTTGTGTATTTCACCTGAAGCATTTTTGGTGAAACATAGGCATCTTCTCCCTGAGAAATGGAGGTACTAAGAGCTTTTTGTGTGTAAAAGTTGCAGTAGTGGGAGCAGTGCTCAGATTGTGAACTGTTGAGCAAAGATCTCTTGCTGCAGAAAGCCAGTAAAGCCTTTAGCACACACGAGGCCTCTGAGCATTAGTATGGCAATAAGAAATAAAGTTAGAATTCATTAAAGTAATTGTTGCACTGTGTTTAGAATTACCCTTTACTCATTGCATTTGTAGTGATGTGGATGAAATTTAAAGGGAAGTAAATAATCTTGACAGGTATGTTTTTTAGATAGGTGTGTTATTTTGCTTTGGGCTTGAATGCAGTTGCAGGGGATTATGAAGGAATTCCCTGTTGTGTGTGAAAATCTGCACaattggtttgggtttgttctGGGGCCAAGCCCATCTTCTGGACCTTGGCGGcttttggaaaaaggaaagctaacCAAATCATGTGATTATTAGGTATATCTTGTGCCTCAGGTAGAACTGGTGtttctttctgtaacttttCCCAAAGCTGTAGgcatctccttcccttccttcattGACTGACTGCTCTGGCTGTCATAGTTTTATCCTAATGCAGAGCGTGTGAGCAAATGACtaatgagaggaaaaattaaaatgtggaGTGGTGTCAATAAAGTATCTTTTTGAGTCAATGTGTGTTTATAACCAGAAGTTATGATCTAAGAAGTGATCTCTAactttaaaataccattttgaatTTAACACTAAGGCTGTAAGTGGAGAGCTTCTTTTTGTAATCTattctttccccccccctcttctttctccagtcTGTTCATTGCCAACAGAGGTGagttaatttttgttgttgtccaaatttcttccttctgtcctgtGATTCCTGACTATGATGATTCTTTCTGAtcttttctggcttttcttaATTGTGGCAGTTTTGTGCTTCAGCCACTGTCATCTTTAGGATGGCACGAGGTTTCTTATACACTAATATAGTATTGGTATTCAGTCATCTTAAGGAGAAATGGCTGAGCTGAattgcaaatatatttcagtgtatttgtTTGTGACGTATTTTGTAGTTACTCTGCTAACAATGTTCATATGAGCTTTCTTCCCTAGTACTGCGAATACATGCCTGATGTGACTAAATGCAGACAATGGTTAGAAAAGAATTTTCCAGATGAGTTCGCAAAACTTACAGTAGGTAAGAATCTTTTCTATGTTCTAACTGATACAGGCCCTTAGACATATTCAGAAATCTTTGAGCTTGTCCAGTTCtcatctcttcccttttcccgCTGTATCAAGTGTGAAAGTTAATACTTTTCTTAGGAGTCTGCCATGCTTTTGGATGCTGTGAAAATATGTTTGATAATGtcagaaaacactgaataaacAATGTGTAGTCTCAGTAATAATGTTTGAGCTTTCTTAAGGCTCTTACTGTAACCAGTCATCCGTGCACTTGTTTCTCATCAGAGTTAGTTTATTGGATTTTATGTCTGTCCAGTCTACTGTGGATGGCTGGAGGAAAGGTCATTAATAAAAGGGAACTTGTTGATTTGCATTTGGAATttcaatattaatttctgtctctctgtggAAATTATGTGAAGAGCCTGTATTGAAATTGTAATTGTATCTTTGAGCTAAAGCTTTTCTGAAGTCTAATTTGTACAAGTACTATAATGAAGATGTAACATGCATCAGTCAAGGGGCTGCTGCACTTAAGCAAAGAGTTTACGGATTTAGCAAAATGCCACTGTACCTTACTTTCTGTTGCTGTAAGGCTGTGGTCGTCTGACcattaattttgttctctttcttctccccactcCTTTCTgatgtatttaagaaaattcaCCTAAACAGGAAGCTGGGGTTGGAGAAGGCCAAGGAACTGcaggagaagaagaggagaagaagaagcAAAAGAGAGGCAAGGTCTAAATAGTTGATTGTGGTACTGATTTCTAAGCAGTTTGGGGCATCCCTTTCTCACCTGCTGGTCTGGACTATGGCATGGATTCCTTGCATTTCGGTTGTTAGCTATGCTTTGATTCTGCACAAAAGATACCGAATATCTATCTTCCAGTAGTAGCAGAGTTAGTGCAGTGATATATGCTGATGAAAGAAATGGATAGTAGTAATAGCAAGTGAAAGATGACCTGCATCATGTGTCTTATTGTTCCTGTAATTTTTATCGCAGTTATTCAGGGAGTAATTCTTCTCAACCTAAAATCAGCTGGCATGCCTCCCGGAATACTTGTTTCCGCCCTGTTTAACAGCAGTTTATAGATTGCTTGCAGGGTAGAACAAAGACTGCTTTCCTCTAATTAATGCCTTATGAcactgcttttgcctttttttccttccaccccTCCTTTGTATTCATATAACAGGATTTGGTTTTATGCTTTTAACACTATCACCTACGTCTCCATTAACAACTATGTCTCTTCCCAGCAATactaatgaaaaacattttcaaaaaccaACTTTGGAAGgtataaaatatatgaaacaATTTAACCACAGTTTCATCTTCTATCGTTGGagttctttctgtttaattaaCATACTTTCCACCATGAATCAGAATGCTGGGGTTGTTAATATGCATTTGCCTGTGGAGTGTCAGTTGTGTCTGCAGTGCTTTAGAAATTATGGTCAATAGCTCAGTAAGATTCAGATTTTAAGCCACATATCActgcagatgttttatttttgtgtcttgGTAACCAGTTATGTTTACCTTGTCAGTAGGCTATGTGTAGTGACAACAGTAATTTACGTTCTGTAGCTTGGATGCTTTTCCCAGAGACTTCAGgacattttctttcaacattAATTTATTGTGTGGGGTGGTATGGTTAGTTTTCAGTCTGGTTTTTGGTTCTAAAATAAtagtgtttaaaatatttagggaTTTTCTTGTAGAATCTAAAGTTTCATGAAAGCTACGGTATGGTGTTAAGTAGGATGGTATAAGATTGAATGTAAGAGGGAGAGTGagaaaaaaccaagcaaaaaattACTAAGACATTGCAGAGatttactgaagaaattttaagacagaaatttaCTGTCTTAAATTATCAGATATCAATTTATAGTAATGTAGAATTGAAAGTGCTGCATGTTAGAAAAAGAAGTAGTCACGGGATTAGTTTCCTTGCCATCAATTCTTTACGTTTTCATGCTGAGAAGGCTCAAGAACATGAAACTTTGGTTACCCTGGAGTAACTTGATGACTGTATACAAAGTTAACAGATCTTAATCTGTCTTGAAGAATCCTAATGAGTGGAATCTATCTTCTGCATGCTTTACTCAGAAGAATAAATGCCTGATATGTGAAGTGTTCCCTCAGGTTGCCCTAGAAACAGACAGTAAGAAAGAAGATGTTAAATCATGTGGAAGTTTGGCAGTCAACTACTGTAGCTGGCTTCTGTTTCAGAGGCGTGGTGTTTTCTGCTAGCTCATATATAGATACATGGTTCACACTGGGGTCGTGCATGGATATCTAGAACTTAATCTGCTGTTTAACCCAGCAGCCTGAGTAGGCACGTCCTCATGGCCTCAGTAAACGGACACGAATAAGTTGCTTTGCCTGGGACACAAACCTTAAGGATGTTAAACTCATGAAAAACATTCAAAGTAACAGTTTGTTCCTAGGATTACAACCAAAGAACAATTCCTGAAAGAGGGGTTAAAGGTAGACCAAATGCAGTGATTAGTAAAGTGGGGAAAACCCCTTTTTTGATAATTGTAGCAGGGTTCTGCTGTGCAAGCTGTACTTGAATGCACATTTGACATGCATATATTGTTACTTCTTGTAATATTGAGCTTTGAGATGGGACCtttcttaaataataattaaaccTGAACGTGAGACAAtgtgcaaaatatatttttgtttaccAACACAGATGGGGAAGATAACTGTTTCTTTGTTATAGGGATGAAATCTGACCTTATATGCTTTTTTCTCTAAGTGTGACATCATTTAACTAATTATGTAACCTTATACTCTGTTTTAAAGGTGGAAGAGGtcagataaaacagaaaaagaagactgTACCACAGAAGGTTACGATAGCTAAAATTCctagagcaaagaaaaaatatgtcaCGAGAGTATGTGGCCTTGCAACGTTTGGTGAGTTGACTTTTGTTatgtgttttttgttggttttagaTGTGCTTGCCTTTaacttcatatttcttctgaTTGTATTACATTGAGTGATCCGCTTCCATCTGTGCGAGGTGAAAGTCCCAACGTGCTTTTAGCAGTTCCAAAGCATGGTACACTGACCTCCCTCAGCGATAAATTATTAAAGTCCTTATGTCCATGGTGTTTGCAAACACATAGggtgacaggtttttttttcaaacaaggCTTCCCATAGCAGTCCACTTGCTAGACTTCAGAGCAGTCTATTGTCTTTAATtataaacatgtttattttcaaaaagtttctTATCTCCATCAAACCAGTAAATATGTTATTGATGATTAATTTTACCTATTCTTGAGGCTGATTAAGTAAGGCTTTAACTGCCTTTCTAGCAAGGCAGTCAAATTATTACCAAAGTACACTAACAATGCTGTGCTACGTAGCTTTGGTTCAGCTGCAAACAGCCACTTGGTGTTTATAATAACATCTTACTTCACACATTGATCATGAATTCTGTTTAAAAGGTAAGTTTTAACCTTGGTTGTATTGACAAAATATGTCTTTCCTGCATGAGAGTATAGTCAGTTTTCTTGAGGGATCAGTAGTGCGCACTACCTTGATCTGAAGTGGGTATGTATCTTTGTGCTGGAAGCCAATCTCAAAAATTGTTGGGACATGTTTCTGAAAGGAACATACTGAAGCACTTCTATGGAAAAACTTGTTCAATAACTGTGGAAGTTTTTCAGAACTGGAGGGGCTTTTTAATCAGTTCTGCATGTGCTTTTCTGGTGAGTGCATGTAGCATAGACAAACAGAATGTGTAGAGGACATTCAGCGATTTTTGCCTTGAAGAGTTTGTGAGATTTGTGGAATCAGTTGTTTTGTATGTAAACAAGAGCCTTTTGCTTTCAATGGAAACTGTAGCAAAGCTTTAACTGTAAACTGCCACTAGTTTTGCAACAGTTAAAAgaagattttggttttaaacttgagaaaatacttttatgaCAATGACTGTGCTTAAACTGTCCATTTTCCTGTCAACAGAAATTGATCTTAAGGAAGCACAAAGGTTTTTTGCTCAGAAATTCTCCTGCGGTGCCTCGGTAACAGGAGAAGATGAAATCATCATTCAGGGGGATTTTACAGATGACATTATTGATGTAATACAGGAGAAGTGGCCTGAGGTAA
The Ciconia boyciana chromosome 15, ASM3463844v1, whole genome shotgun sequence genome window above contains:
- the DENR gene encoding density-regulated protein; the encoded protein is MATDVAEPVVPDCRGDVRSGARSDADYPLRVLYCGVCSLPTEYCEYMPDVTKCRQWLEKNFPDEFAKLTVENSPKQEAGVGEGQGTAGEEEEKKKQKRGGRGQIKQKKKTVPQKVTIAKIPRAKKKYVTRVCGLATFEIDLKEAQRFFAQKFSCGASVTGEDEIIIQGDFTDDIIDVIQEKWPEVDDDSIEDLGEVKK
- the GPN3 gene encoding GPN-loop GTPase 3 isoform X2, producing MPRYAQLVMGPAGSGKSTYCATMVQHCEALGRAVQVVNLDPAAELFSYPVMAGQIELYTHLPVMKQLVEQLQQWEFRVCGVFLVDSQFMVESFKFISGILAALSAMISLEIPQINIMTKMDLLSKKAKKEIEKYLDPDMYSMIEDSTNILKSKMFKKLTKSICGLIDDYGMVRFLPFDRSDEESINIVLQHIDFTIQYGEDLEFKEPKECEEDKSALVDEYFQDPVDE
- the GPN3 gene encoding GPN-loop GTPase 3 isoform X1, encoding MPRYAQLVMGPAGSGKSTYCATMVQHCEALGRAVQVVNLDPAAELFSYPVMADIRELIEVDDVMEDESLRFGPNGGLVFCMEYFANNFNWLEESLGHVEDDYILFDCPGQIELYTHLPVMKQLVEQLQQWEFRVCGVFLVDSQFMVESFKFISGILAALSAMISLEIPQINIMTKMDLLSKKAKKEIEKYLDPDMYSMIEDSTNILKSKMFKKLTKSICGLIDDYGMVRFLPFDRSDEESINIVLQHIDFTIQYGEDLEFKEPKECEEDKSALVDEYFQDPVDE